In Francisella hispaniensis FSC454, a genomic segment contains:
- a CDS encoding class II glutamine amidotransferase, with translation MFSNILAISSDCPISPKVDLINDNVSSDTIRDFMWGIGWYHSDHNEATILKESHVESVDVLRSLFKDNSNFISSSFIGHIYSHSLFDKTNLNLQPFVKPYAGKEWTLVHNGDLNYGYENILKLTVTDYEPVGKTDSEYILCWFLSQLRRKQIRDLDDDNLFIIHDLLKKINEVGQANLIISNGDVTIVYQDINDFNPIYYSRFFPPINLCNLVIGDIKVTTGLNDDSLRTYMIFSNIKGSGNSWRRLEAGKMVVASHGRVIWNSDKKSSNYGGHKFEEKPIAAPIIKMGVEFLERVLHIVHETKYTYQNTVNLSKHIIKMKPVIDSKQKLFSHSLDISVACDKEEYIDVFGNDVMFLKTREPYTEFTIKMETKVAVSTNHYIRKKSINNRATMPIAWMPWQRQMMAPYLLSVELPQTQLEELMDYAVSFVKRNHSNVMAILDDINKTIFYEYKYVSGSTNFATTAYDVYVTRQGVCQDFSNLFICLARLLGIPARYRSGYIFNGGNYSNTAMSDATHAWVEVYIPWIGWVGYDPTNGCEVNSDHVRIACGRHYIDATPTAGTIYRGGGSESLSIDVKVFDITE, from the coding sequence ATGTTTAGTAACATCTTAGCGATATCTTCAGATTGTCCAATCTCTCCTAAAGTAGACTTAATTAATGATAATGTATCTTCAGATACTATTAGAGACTTTATGTGGGGAATTGGTTGGTATCATTCAGATCATAATGAAGCAACTATCTTAAAAGAAAGTCATGTTGAGAGTGTCGATGTTTTAAGATCGCTGTTCAAAGATAATTCAAATTTTATCTCAAGTAGTTTCATTGGTCATATTTATAGCCATAGTTTATTTGATAAAACAAATCTAAACTTACAACCATTTGTGAAGCCTTACGCTGGTAAAGAGTGGACTTTAGTTCATAATGGCGATTTGAATTACGGCTATGAGAATATCTTAAAACTTACAGTTACTGATTATGAGCCAGTTGGTAAAACTGACTCGGAGTATATTTTGTGCTGGTTTTTGTCACAACTAAGAAGAAAACAAATACGCGACTTAGATGATGATAACTTGTTTATTATTCATGATTTATTGAAAAAAATTAATGAAGTAGGCCAGGCAAATTTAATTATCTCAAACGGAGATGTTACTATAGTTTACCAAGATATTAATGATTTTAATCCTATTTACTATTCAAGATTTTTTCCACCTATCAATTTGTGTAACTTGGTTATTGGTGATATTAAAGTCACTACAGGTTTAAACGATGATAGTCTTAGAACATATATGATATTTTCTAATATAAAAGGTAGTGGTAATTCTTGGCGCCGTCTAGAAGCTGGAAAGATGGTTGTAGCCTCTCATGGTCGAGTTATATGGAACAGTGATAAAAAAAGTAGTAATTACGGTGGACATAAATTTGAAGAAAAACCTATTGCAGCACCAATTATTAAAATGGGTGTTGAGTTTTTAGAACGTGTTTTACATATTGTCCATGAGACTAAATACACATATCAAAATACTGTAAATCTTAGTAAACATATTATTAAGATGAAGCCTGTTATTGATTCTAAACAAAAACTATTTAGCCATAGTTTAGATATTTCTGTAGCATGCGATAAAGAAGAGTATATCGATGTATTTGGTAACGATGTGATGTTTTTAAAAACTAGAGAGCCATACACTGAATTTACTATAAAAATGGAAACAAAAGTTGCTGTCAGTACGAATCATTATATTCGTAAAAAGTCGATAAATAATCGTGCAACAATGCCAATCGCATGGATGCCATGGCAAAGACAAATGATGGCACCATACTTATTATCAGTTGAGTTACCACAAACACAACTTGAAGAGCTAATGGATTACGCTGTTTCATTTGTCAAGAGAAATCATAGTAATGTTATGGCTATCCTTGATGATATTAATAAAACAATATTTTATGAATATAAATATGTTTCTGGCTCAACAAACTTTGCTACTACAGCCTATGATGTATATGTTACAAGACAAGGAGTTTGTCAGGATTTCTCAAATCTATTTATTTGTTTAGCTAGACTTTTAGGTATTCCAGCACGTTACCGTTCTGGTTATATATTTAATGGAGGTAACTATAGTAATACTGCTATGAGTGATGCTACACATGCTTGGGTTGAAGTTTATATTCCTTGGATTGGTTGGGTAGGTTATGATCCTACTAATGGTTGTGAGGTCAATAGTGATCATGTACGTATTGCTTGTGGACGTCATTATATCGATGCAACGCCTACAGCTGGGACGATATATCGTGGTGGTGGTAGTGAGAGTTTATCTATAGATGTAAAAGTTTTTGATATAACTGAATGA
- a CDS encoding M20 metallopeptidase family protein, whose protein sequence is MINVSLNAIQELQRIRQHIHQYPELGFDVYNTADFIANELEKIGLQVKKGIGKTGLIADLKVAAAKKTIALRADMDALPIHEQNTCAYKSKIAGKAHMCGHDAHCAMVIVTAQQFVANKDKLNVNIRFIFQPSEEVLPGGAPGMIADGALDEVDEIYGIHVLPAIDEGTMQISTPVALAGVDQFQINFHGTGGHASTPMKANDPIIMACQFVNQVQTIVSRNADSFDPLVISVTAIQAGSAFNVIPEQASLKGAIRYLSSEAKETAQKRLHEIANGIAATYQAKVQVNYIDGYPETRNNATASARAITSAKRALGDNNVIESKYPWMASEDFSYFAKKIPACYAFLGVRNQTRGFTSMVHEPTFDLSNEAMLNGVKYYASLISSFE, encoded by the coding sequence ATGATTAATGTTTCTCTAAATGCCATACAAGAACTACAAAGAATTCGCCAACACATCCACCAATATCCAGAACTTGGTTTTGATGTATATAATACTGCTGATTTTATTGCTAATGAACTAGAAAAAATAGGCTTACAAGTCAAAAAAGGAATCGGTAAGACAGGCTTAATAGCTGATTTAAAAGTCGCAGCTGCTAAAAAAACTATTGCTCTGCGTGCAGATATGGACGCTTTGCCAATTCATGAGCAAAATACTTGTGCGTACAAATCTAAAATTGCTGGCAAAGCACATATGTGTGGTCATGATGCTCACTGTGCTATGGTCATAGTAACAGCTCAGCAATTTGTTGCAAACAAAGATAAACTAAACGTAAATATTAGATTTATATTTCAACCATCTGAAGAAGTTCTACCAGGCGGTGCTCCAGGAATGATTGCAGATGGTGCCTTAGATGAAGTTGATGAAATATATGGTATCCATGTATTACCAGCAATTGATGAAGGTACTATGCAAATATCTACCCCTGTTGCTCTAGCTGGTGTAGATCAATTTCAAATAAACTTTCACGGTACAGGAGGCCATGCTAGTACTCCGATGAAAGCTAATGATCCAATCATTATGGCTTGTCAATTTGTTAATCAAGTACAGACCATTGTATCTAGAAATGCTGATAGCTTTGACCCACTAGTTATCTCTGTAACAGCTATACAAGCTGGGTCAGCATTTAATGTAATCCCAGAACAAGCAAGCTTAAAAGGCGCTATTCGTTACCTAAGTTCTGAAGCTAAAGAAACTGCCCAAAAACGTCTACATGAAATCGCTAATGGTATAGCTGCTACATACCAAGCAAAAGTACAAGTCAATTATATCGATGGTTACCCAGAAACTAGAAATAATGCTACAGCTAGTGCTAGAGCAATTACTAGTGCAAAAAGAGCCTTGGGTGATAACAATGTTATCGAGTCTAAATATCCATGGATGGCCTCAGAAGATTTTTCTTATTTTGCTAAGAAAATACCTGCTTGTTATGCCTTTTTAGGAGTTAGAAATCAAACAAGAGGCTTTACATCAATGGTCCATGAGCCCACTTTTGATTTAAGTAATGAGGCTATGCTAAATGGGGTTAAATATTATGCTAGCCTTATCTCATCTTTTGAATAA
- the xseA gene encoding exodeoxyribonuclease VII large subunit, with product MQQSLKLSEFLELIKSTIEMSFGYEGFWIVAELSEWRKSGKHYYGELIEHDDISKYPIAKIRCNCWANKADYIHNKFSLATGEKLSSDMKVLMKVTVSYHISFGLSLNIVDIDPAFTLGDRQTRKIQILEKLAKKGILEKNKSLAMSYDFTSIAVITSITAAGKGDFFEEADKLQDLGLCKFDIYEAKMQGAECAKSVSAAFTKIETKAVNYDAIVLIRGGGSQADLDWFNNLLPAESICNSKIPVMIGIGHERDTTVLDEICTKSFDTPSKVINFIANTIITNAKNAKYNYADILKITNNSVKQNKHQLDSLYHNFKTKIEHYLYQTSQNIEHNYKAAISIARGLVKLYGKSMDMQYDNIISNSQNLIKNFQHNLEETYDHSLSIAKNVIKYYNQASEYLYKQIISVSIEPTLKRGFSITKTQDGRYITSQKQAQKYLNLEIIYVDGQVQVEVKNNGNTK from the coding sequence ATGCAACAATCACTAAAATTAAGTGAATTTCTTGAGCTTATAAAAAGTACTATAGAAATGAGCTTTGGCTATGAAGGTTTCTGGATAGTTGCTGAATTATCTGAATGGCGTAAGTCTGGAAAACACTATTATGGTGAACTTATTGAGCATGATGATATAAGTAAATATCCTATTGCTAAAATTAGGTGTAATTGTTGGGCAAATAAAGCTGATTATATTCATAACAAGTTTAGCTTAGCAACTGGAGAAAAACTTAGTTCTGATATGAAAGTCTTAATGAAAGTTACAGTAAGTTATCATATCAGTTTTGGACTTAGTCTAAATATTGTTGATATTGATCCAGCTTTTACACTTGGTGATAGGCAAACTCGCAAAATACAAATTCTTGAGAAATTAGCTAAAAAAGGTATCTTAGAAAAAAATAAGTCTTTAGCTATGTCTTATGATTTTACAAGTATTGCTGTGATTACTAGTATAACAGCCGCAGGCAAGGGCGATTTTTTTGAAGAAGCGGATAAACTACAAGATTTAGGACTATGTAAGTTTGATATTTATGAGGCAAAGATGCAAGGTGCAGAATGTGCAAAAAGTGTCTCGGCAGCTTTTACGAAAATAGAAACAAAAGCAGTTAATTATGATGCAATAGTACTAATCAGAGGTGGCGGTTCACAAGCTGATCTTGATTGGTTTAATAACTTATTACCCGCTGAAAGTATTTGTAATAGTAAAATACCAGTGATGATTGGCATAGGGCATGAGCGTGATACAACTGTTTTAGATGAGATATGTACTAAAAGTTTTGATACACCATCTAAAGTCATAAATTTTATCGCAAATACAATTATAACTAATGCTAAAAATGCCAAATATAACTATGCAGATATACTCAAGATTACTAATAATTCAGTAAAACAAAATAAACATCAATTAGATAGCTTATACCATAATTTTAAAACTAAAATTGAGCATTATTTATATCAAACGAGCCAAAATATTGAGCATAATTACAAAGCGGCTATATCTATAGCCAGAGGATTGGTAAAATTATATGGCAAATCTATGGATATGCAGTATGATAATATAATTTCTAATTCGCAAAATCTTATAAAAAACTTTCAGCACAATCTTGAAGAGACATATGATCACTCATTAAGTATCGCTAAAAATGTTATAAAATATTACAATCAAGCAAGTGAATACTTATATAAGCAGATAATATCGGTATCTATCGAACCTACTTTGAAAAGAGGTTTTAGTATAACTAAAACACAAGATGGTAGGTATATCACTAGCCAAAAGCAGGCACAAAAATATCTGAATTTAGAAATTATCTATGTAGACGGTCAAGTACAAGTAGAGGTGAAAAATAATGGCAACACAAAGTAA
- the xseB gene encoding exodeoxyribonuclease VII small subunit has product MATQSKKFAKNYEILAEINEKLQEQQDNPALLDELAPMLEQASKSYQLCKERIAAAQKFIDEFEKD; this is encoded by the coding sequence ATGGCAACACAAAGTAAAAAATTTGCAAAAAACTATGAGATATTAGCAGAGATAAATGAGAAACTACAAGAGCAGCAAGATAATCCAGCATTATTAGATGAGTTAGCACCTATGCTTGAGCAAGCTTCAAAAAGCTATCAGCTATGCAAAGAGAGAATCGCTGCAGCACAGAAGTTTATTGATGAATTTGAAAAAGACTAG
- a CDS encoding MFS transporter has translation MQKDISPKNVIFAGLATSVEYFDFALFAYVTVFISAAFFPDSNSTVATIKTFGMFAAGYLMRPIGGVFFGNLGDKVGRKKVLIITVALMAISTAIIAFTPNYQQIGIVSVLLIIFARMIQGFSIGGEYNGVLAILSEQAPDNKRGLITAFGTFFSGFGVFLGTVVVFIFSSFLSQEQMYSYGWRLCFVIGTVMAILVLILQFRQDESPEYLRAKHDNLLEDTPVVSAIREYPYQIFVVFALAGYLGIVYYMVSAFIPSLLEGLLHYSTNVAMLVTMVASICYFATAPLWGAVSDKIGRKKVLLTSCTGVGILIYPSLFVINSMNSPLFSCIVMSLLMLLISAATATFVVAINELFPTHLRFSGVATGYNVSNALLGGTVPLVSSILIVYFGQMAPALYAIIASVVIVVIVTKMPETRGIELEE, from the coding sequence ATGCAAAAGGATATATCTCCTAAAAACGTAATCTTTGCTGGTTTAGCAACTAGTGTAGAGTATTTTGATTTTGCGCTATTTGCATATGTAACTGTTTTTATTTCTGCAGCTTTTTTCCCTGATAGTAACTCAACTGTGGCGACAATTAAAACATTTGGAATGTTTGCCGCGGGTTATCTTATGCGTCCTATAGGTGGAGTATTTTTTGGTAATCTAGGTGATAAAGTAGGACGTAAAAAAGTATTGATCATAACGGTTGCTCTAATGGCTATTTCAACTGCGATTATCGCTTTTACTCCAAACTACCAACAAATTGGTATAGTTTCTGTACTTTTAATTATTTTTGCGCGAATGATACAAGGTTTCTCAATTGGTGGCGAGTATAATGGTGTACTAGCAATATTAAGTGAGCAAGCCCCAGATAATAAGCGTGGTTTAATTACAGCATTTGGGACATTTTTTTCAGGATTTGGAGTATTCTTAGGTACTGTGGTAGTCTTTATATTCTCAAGCTTTTTGTCACAAGAGCAGATGTATTCTTATGGTTGGCGACTGTGTTTTGTGATCGGTACGGTAATGGCTATATTAGTGCTTATATTACAGTTTAGGCAAGATGAGTCACCAGAGTATCTAAGAGCAAAACATGATAACCTTCTTGAAGATACTCCAGTAGTTTCAGCCATTAGAGAGTATCCTTATCAAATATTTGTGGTGTTTGCCCTAGCTGGTTATTTAGGTATTGTTTATTATATGGTTTCGGCATTTATTCCATCTTTATTAGAAGGCTTGTTGCATTACTCGACAAATGTAGCAATGCTAGTAACTATGGTTGCATCAATATGCTATTTTGCAACAGCACCATTATGGGGAGCTGTTTCAGATAAGATTGGGCGTAAGAAAGTCTTACTAACATCTTGTACAGGGGTTGGAATATTAATTTATCCAAGTTTATTCGTGATAAATAGTATGAACTCACCATTATTTTCTTGCATAGTAATGTCATTATTGATGCTACTCATATCAGCAGCAACAGCAACATTTGTAGTGGCTATTAATGAGCTTTTTCCAACGCATCTTAGATTTAGTGGTGTTGCAACTGGTTATAATGTTAGTAATGCACTATTAGGCGGGACAGTACCATTAGTTTCTAGTATCTTAATTGTATATTTTGGTCAGATGGCACCAGCATTATACGCCATTATAGCTTCTGTGGTAATTGTAGTTATTGTTACAAAAATGCCTGAAACTAGAGGGATTGAGTTGGAAGAGTAG
- the ttcA gene encoding tRNA 2-thiocytidine(32) synthetase TtcA → MTKTEKKLRHYITKAIADYKLLDKGDKVMLCLSGGKDSFGLLKVLHGLIEDKTYDIDLHVYTLDQSQPGWDDSQLRKYLDDLGASYEIETKNTYGVVIDKVPEGKTYCSLCSRLRRGNIYRYAKEHKMDKIILGHHRDDLIQSLLMSILYQGQIKSMPPKFITQDGENTVIRPMVLVQERDLIEFAKEENFPIIPCNLCGSQENLKRKKVKKLIQDLALENPKVPSNILNSLSNVLPSHLMDKNLFDIDTTTK, encoded by the coding sequence ATGACAAAGACTGAGAAAAAACTGCGCCATTACATCACCAAGGCTATTGCAGACTATAAGCTTCTTGATAAAGGTGATAAAGTTATGTTATGCCTATCTGGCGGTAAAGACTCATTTGGGCTGCTAAAAGTTTTACATGGTTTAATTGAGGATAAAACTTACGATATTGACCTTCATGTATATACACTAGATCAGTCTCAACCAGGTTGGGATGATAGTCAACTTAGAAAATATCTTGATGATCTCGGTGCATCTTATGAAATTGAGACAAAAAACACTTATGGTGTAGTCATAGACAAAGTTCCAGAGGGTAAAACTTATTGTTCATTATGCTCTAGGTTGCGTCGTGGTAACATTTATAGATATGCAAAAGAGCATAAAATGGATAAAATAATTCTTGGACATCATCGCGATGATTTAATTCAATCATTATTAATGTCAATCCTCTACCAAGGCCAGATAAAATCTATGCCGCCTAAGTTTATTACTCAAGATGGTGAAAATACTGTAATCCGCCCAATGGTGTTAGTACAAGAACGTGATCTGATAGAATTTGCTAAAGAAGAGAATTTCCCGATAATCCCATGTAATCTATGTGGTTCGCAAGAAAATCTCAAAAGAAAGAAAGTTAAAAAACTTATCCAAGATTTAGCGCTTGAAAATCCAAAAGTACCTAGTAATATTTTGAATTCACTATCAAATGTATTGCCTAGTCATTTGATGGATAAAAATTTGTTTGATATAGACACTACTACTAAATAG
- the smpB gene encoding SsrA-binding protein SmpB produces the protein MSKHKVSPATIAKNKKALHDYTILEKFEAGIVLQGWEVKSIRAGKVQMVDSHVHIKHGEAWLFNCLITPLLSASTHVVADAAATRKLLLNRREIDKIMGRIEQKGFTCVPLAMYWKGPRVKIEIALAQGKKVHDKRQAQKDKDWAREKDRLFKKAYK, from the coding sequence ATGAGTAAACATAAGGTTTCTCCAGCGACTATTGCTAAAAACAAAAAAGCCTTGCATGATTATACTATTTTAGAGAAATTTGAAGCTGGAATAGTTCTACAAGGCTGGGAAGTAAAAAGTATTCGCGCTGGTAAAGTACAAATGGTTGATAGTCATGTGCATATTAAACATGGTGAAGCATGGCTTTTTAATTGTCTAATCACACCTTTACTATCTGCCTCAACCCATGTGGTTGCAGATGCTGCAGCAACACGTAAGCTACTTCTCAATCGTCGTGAGATTGATAAGATTATGGGGAGAATTGAGCAAAAAGGTTTTACATGTGTACCTCTTGCTATGTATTGGAAAGGTCCACGAGTAAAAATAGAGATAGCATTAGCTCAAGGTAAAAAAGTTCATGATAAGCGCCAAGCTCAAAAAGATAAAGATTGGGCACGTGAAAAAGATAGGTTATTTAAAAAGGCTTATAAATAA
- a CDS encoding type II toxin-antitoxin system RatA family toxin has translation MNKVNKSAVVNYSAAQMYELVNDIRSYPKFLPMCYDIEIFEQTETETKASLKIKSGFVKLDFGTHNTMVKNEHIHLNLMNGPFKSLTGDWKFEPIDENSCKVSLDMEFTFENKFVEMALGPVFRGLADKMLGAFCKRAEEVYK, from the coding sequence ATGAATAAGGTTAATAAATCTGCAGTTGTAAATTATAGTGCTGCACAGATGTACGAGCTTGTAAATGACATTAGAAGCTACCCTAAATTTCTGCCAATGTGCTATGATATCGAAATCTTTGAGCAGACTGAAACAGAGACAAAAGCATCATTGAAAATAAAGTCTGGATTTGTGAAGCTTGATTTTGGTACGCATAATACAATGGTCAAAAATGAGCATATTCATCTCAACTTAATGAATGGTCCATTTAAAAGCTTAACTGGTGATTGGAAGTTTGAGCCAATAGATGAAAACTCATGTAAAGTTTCACTAGATATGGAATTTACTTTCGAAAATAAATTTGTTGAAATGGCACTTGGACCAGTTTTTCGCGGTTTAGCAGATAAGATGTTAGGAGCTTTTTGTAAGCGTGCAGAAGAGGTTTATAAGTAG
- a CDS encoding RnfH family protein, producing the protein MKIEVIYALANEQQSFFVEVDEAITVRQALKLSKISHKYPELGDIENLKVGVYGQLVDLDYQLKDRDRVEIYRNLTIDPKQARMLRAEQKRKKEGIRLFGA; encoded by the coding sequence GTGAAAATAGAAGTTATCTATGCTTTAGCTAATGAGCAACAGTCTTTTTTTGTTGAAGTTGATGAAGCTATCACTGTTAGACAAGCTCTCAAATTATCTAAAATATCACATAAATACCCAGAGTTAGGGGATATCGAGAATTTGAAAGTGGGTGTATATGGCCAGTTAGTAGATTTAGATTATCAACTAAAAGATAGAGATAGGGTAGAAATCTATAGAAATCTAACTATTGACCCAAAACAAGCTCGTATGCTAAGAGCAGAACAAAAGCGTAAAAAAGAAGGTATTAGACTTTTTGGAGCATAA
- the mnmC gene encoding FAD-dependent 5-carboxymethylaminomethyl-2-thiouridine(34) oxidoreductase MnmC: MIKRIAIIGAGLAGCSLAYELSKSGSFDITIFDKNSEVADEASGNFAGILAPYLTSDNNFSDQFHTLGYSLLVDFINQYKNDIQICNQGVIQLLSDPKEQHRYQKIFLNRDIDSNVAKLLSAIEVSQLINITTSKNAIYYPHALALVPKSICQLWLKLSDVELKLDNELLDIERTVNNTWQLEFNNFKENFDIVIFAGGYQLFKQITQLQKIPVYPSQGQLTVIEKSFDITKTIMDKGYIIPNYKQNLQVIGATFRDNDDTNAAIREEDDNFNIAQIKQMLDNSIAGINIVDSRVATRCVTSDHLPLVGKLVDYAKFEKDFYKPLSRGYPKAKMPKIEYQQGLYVASGFGSKGLCSSLLAAKIITAQITNQKPPCCDKLLAALAIERFWIRGFKRGIKFL, encoded by the coding sequence ATGATTAAAAGAATAGCTATTATCGGTGCTGGTCTTGCGGGATGTTCATTGGCGTATGAGTTAAGTAAATCAGGTAGCTTTGATATAACTATATTTGATAAGAATTCTGAAGTAGCTGATGAAGCTTCAGGTAATTTTGCCGGTATATTAGCGCCGTATTTAACTTCTGATAATAACTTCTCTGATCAATTTCATACTCTTGGTTATAGCTTATTAGTCGATTTTATAAACCAGTATAAAAATGACATACAAATTTGTAATCAAGGAGTAATTCAACTTCTAAGTGATCCAAAAGAGCAACATAGATATCAAAAAATTTTTTTAAATAGAGATATAGATTCAAATGTTGCTAAATTACTATCAGCTATAGAAGTCTCTCAACTTATAAATATAACTACTTCAAAAAATGCTATTTATTATCCGCATGCTTTAGCATTAGTACCTAAAAGTATTTGTCAATTATGGCTTAAATTATCTGATGTTGAATTAAAGTTAGATAATGAACTATTAGATATCGAAAGAACAGTAAATAATACTTGGCAATTAGAGTTTAATAATTTTAAAGAAAATTTTGATATTGTAATTTTTGCAGGTGGATACCAGCTATTTAAGCAAATAACTCAACTCCAAAAAATCCCGGTATATCCATCACAAGGCCAATTAACAGTTATAGAAAAAAGTTTTGATATCACAAAAACTATTATGGATAAAGGCTATATAATTCCAAACTATAAGCAAAATTTACAAGTTATCGGTGCAACCTTTCGTGATAATGATGATACTAATGCAGCTATCAGAGAAGAGGATGATAACTTTAATATAGCTCAAATAAAACAAATGCTAGATAATAGTATAGCAGGTATAAATATAGTTGATTCAAGAGTAGCTACACGATGTGTGACATCAGATCATTTACCATTGGTTGGTAAACTAGTTGATTATGCTAAGTTTGAAAAAGATTTTTATAAACCTCTATCCAGAGGCTATCCAAAAGCAAAAATGCCAAAGATTGAATATCAACAAGGTCTATATGTAGCTTCAGGATTTGGATCAAAAGGTTTATGTTCATCATTATTAGCAGCCAAGATTATAACTGCACAAATAACTAATCAAAAACCACCATGTTGTGATAAATTATTAGCTGCTCTAGCAATAGAGCGTTTTTGGATTCGTGGCTTTAAAAGGGGTATAAAGTTTTTATAA
- a CDS encoding MlaA family lipoprotein, whose product MKLRVKTILLLVTFSMVLSSCGIKWETPVNDRDPYEKYNRKVFYWNNKLYSFLTPAAKTYNFIVPDAVQTGIFNIFQNLFEPSRVANDLFQGEWGYAGDDSMRFLANTTLGVAGFFDVANSWFNLPMRYHQDFAVTLHKWGVYKKGYASPYIVWPVFGPGTIEGVTDSVDALFNPLSYLFLAPGVGTFTAYVVNYSVYGLYYTNQGVSYLPAYSNLEEVSIDPYAALRNAYIQNYDYGMAKVLKQKDPTLDSTQQNNQAILSVLGISDKNSKSEIASSGESFVQASPNTPAVLKSSLSSVNQVAEV is encoded by the coding sequence ATGAAGTTAAGAGTAAAAACAATCTTGTTGTTAGTAACTTTTAGCATGGTATTGTCTAGTTGTGGGATTAAATGGGAAACTCCAGTAAATGATCGTGATCCTTATGAGAAATATAATAGAAAAGTCTTTTATTGGAATAATAAGTTATACAGTTTTTTAACTCCAGCTGCAAAAACTTATAATTTTATTGTTCCTGATGCAGTTCAGACAGGTATATTTAATATTTTTCAGAACTTATTTGAGCCTAGTAGAGTCGCAAATGATTTATTTCAAGGTGAGTGGGGTTATGCAGGTGATGATAGCATGCGTTTTTTAGCTAACACTACACTTGGAGTAGCAGGTTTCTTTGATGTTGCAAATAGTTGGTTTAATCTACCAATGAGGTATCACCAAGATTTTGCTGTGACATTACACAAGTGGGGAGTATATAAAAAAGGCTATGCATCCCCTTATATAGTTTGGCCAGTCTTTGGTCCTGGAACTATAGAGGGAGTTACTGATAGTGTTGATGCGCTATTTAATCCACTTTCATATTTATTTTTAGCTCCGGGAGTGGGCACATTTACCGCATATGTTGTTAACTATAGTGTTTATGGTTTATATTATACAAACCAAGGGGTTTCGTATTTACCAGCATATTCAAATTTAGAAGAAGTATCTATTGACCCATATGCTGCTTTGCGTAATGCTTATATACAAAATTATGATTATGGTATGGCAAAAGTCCTTAAACAAAAAGATCCAACTTTAGATTCAACACAACAGAATAATCAAGCGATATTAAGTGTTTTAGGTATTAGTGATAAAAATAGCAAATCAGAAATAGCATCAAGTGGCGAAAGTTTTGTTCAAGCCTCACCAAATACTCCGGCTGTGCTTAAAAGTAGTCTTTCAAGTGTAAACCAGGTTGCTGAAGTTTAA